In one window of Stigmatopora argus isolate UIUO_Sarg chromosome 19, RoL_Sarg_1.0, whole genome shotgun sequence DNA:
- the LOC144064394 gene encoding sphingosine-1-phosphate phosphatase 1-like produces MATDVIKTFVETCLYLQEPRLVARFQHLCGVRGTFPENASQNQTQLRTPEDDHPDLRKRTPEDEVGNGELAHTNGTLSENQNQPQPEDERMARAKPLRKNSLTGDPGQEFLIRNKFLFYLFTFGTELGNEMFFIVFFPFLFWNIDALVSRRLIVVWAWNLMVGQSTKDMVRWSRPASPPVVKVEVFYNSEYSMPSTHAMTGTAIPFCLFMLTYGRWQYPFLLGLCVALSWSILVCVSRVYMGMHSVLEVITGFLYTLLILAFFSQTLEKIDEFYMTHAYAPLAIVASHVTLGLLAFSLDSWSTSRGDTAQALGTGAGAALATHANYRLGLTADPLPSALPLAFPPLGAGVVARSLLRFALGVGVILLTRAAMKAVTIPLLCRLRGLPTDDVRGARQHVAVELPYRYIVYGVLGFTCVCIVPLFFRLLYLA; encoded by the exons ATGGCGACGGACGTCATCAAGACCTTCGTGGAGACTTGCCTTTATCTCCAAGAACCCCGGCTGGTGGCCAGGTTCCAGCACCTCTGCGGGGTACGGGGGACGTTTCCGGAGAATGCGAGCCAGAACCAGACCCAACTCCGAACGCCGGAGGACGATCACCCCGACCTCCGTAAGAGGACCCCCGAGGACGAGGTCGGCAATGGGGAGCTCGCCCACACCAACGGGACCCTCTCTGAGAACCAGAACCAACCCCAACCCGAGGACGAGCGCATGGCCCGAGCCAAACCCCTCCGCAAGAACTCCCTGACCGGCGACCCGGGCCAGGAGTTCCTGATCCGCAACAAGTTCCTCTTCTACTTGTTCACCTTCGGCACGGAGCTGGGCAACGAGATGTTCTTCATCGTCTTCTTCCCCTTCCTCTTCTGGAACATCGACGCCCTGGTCAGCCGCCGGCTCATCGTGGTTTGGGCCTGGAACTTGATGGTGGGCCAGTCCACCAAGGACATGGTGCGCTGGTCCCGGCCGGCGTCCCCTCCCGTGGTCAAGGTGGAGGTCTTCTACAACTCCGAGTACAGCATGCCGTCCACGCACGCCATGACGGGCACCGCCATCCCATTCTGCCTCTTCATGCTCACCTACGGACGCTGGCAG TACCCGTTCTTGTTGGGTTTGTGTGTGGCACTGAGCTGGAGCATCCTGGTTTGCGTCAGCAGAGTCTACATGGGGATGCACTCCGTTCTG GAAGTGATCACCGGCTTCCTCTACACGCTCCTCATCCTCGCCTTCTTCTCGCAAACCCTGGAGAAAATCGACGAGTTCTACATGACCCACGCCTACGCGCCGCTCGCCATCGTGGCCTCGCACGTGACCCTGGGCCTCCTGGCCTTCTCGCTGGACTCCTGGAGCACGTCCCGCGGCGACACGGCGCAGGCGTTGGGCACCGGGGCGGGCGCCGCTCTGGCCACCCACGCCAACTACCGTCTGGGCCTGACGGCCGACCCCCTGCCGTCCGCCCTGCCGCTGGCGTTCCCCCCGCTGGGCGCCGGCGTGGTGGCGCGCTCGCTCCTGCGCTTCGCCCTGGGGGTCGGCGTCATCCTGCTGACCCGGGCGGCCATGAAGGCCGTCACCATACCGCTGCTGTGCCGCCTGCGCGGGCTACCCACCGACGACGTGCGGGGGGCGCGGCAGCACGTGGCGGTGGAGCTGCCGTACCGTTACATCGTCTACGGCGTGCTCGGCTTCACCTGCGTCTGCATCGTGCCGCTGTTTTTCCGGCTCCTGTACCTGGCGTAA